A section of the Salinigranum marinum genome encodes:
- a CDS encoding MBL fold metallo-hydrolase: MDPDDFPTPDVTVDDISAAELKRQVDAGEDVTILDARMQSDFEEWRVDGDSVEIENVPYYEFLDEVDDDLLGRVPEGDPLVVLCAKGGASEYVAGVLKEAGRDVVHLDEGMNGWARLYDLVEIEGYDGPGAVYQYQRPSSGCLAYLVVDGDEAAVIDPLRAFTDRYLADAEAMGSTLKYAIDTHIHADHISGVRDLDDEGVRGVIPAAAVARGVTYADVLETVDDGDVLSVGDVDVEVVATPGHTTGMTSYLVGDSLLATGDGLFIESVARPDLEEGDEGAPDAARMLYESLQERVLTLPDETLVAGAHFSDAAEPAEDGTYTAPLGDLVARMDALTMDEDDFVELVLSDMPPRPGNYEEIIATNLGQRTAGDDEAFELELGPNNCAASQESLAGD; the protein is encoded by the coding sequence TGGACCCAGACGACTTCCCGACGCCGGACGTGACGGTCGACGACATCTCCGCGGCGGAGCTCAAGAGGCAGGTCGACGCGGGCGAGGACGTGACGATCCTCGACGCGCGGATGCAGAGCGACTTCGAGGAGTGGCGCGTCGACGGCGACTCCGTCGAGATCGAGAACGTTCCGTACTACGAGTTCCTGGACGAGGTCGACGACGACCTCCTCGGCCGCGTCCCCGAGGGCGACCCGCTAGTCGTGCTCTGTGCGAAGGGGGGCGCCAGCGAGTACGTCGCCGGCGTGCTGAAGGAGGCGGGCCGCGACGTGGTCCACCTCGACGAGGGGATGAACGGCTGGGCGCGGCTGTACGACCTGGTCGAGATTGAGGGATACGACGGCCCCGGTGCCGTCTACCAGTACCAGCGCCCCTCCTCGGGCTGCCTGGCGTACCTGGTCGTCGACGGCGACGAGGCCGCCGTCATCGACCCGCTTCGTGCCTTCACCGACCGCTACCTCGCCGACGCCGAGGCGATGGGTTCGACCCTCAAGTACGCCATCGACACGCACATCCACGCCGACCACATCAGCGGGGTCCGCGACCTCGACGACGAGGGCGTCAGGGGTGTCATCCCCGCGGCCGCCGTCGCCCGCGGCGTGACCTACGCCGACGTCCTCGAGACCGTCGACGACGGCGACGTGCTCTCGGTGGGCGACGTCGACGTCGAGGTCGTCGCCACGCCCGGCCACACGACCGGGATGACGTCCTACCTCGTCGGCGACAGCCTGCTGGCGACGGGTGACGGCCTCTTCATCGAGAGCGTCGCTCGGCCCGACCTCGAAGAGGGCGACGAGGGCGCGCCCGACGCGGCCCGGATGCTGTACGAGTCGCTTCAAGAGCGCGTGCTGACGCTCCCCGACGAGACGCTCGTCGCCGGCGCGCACTTCAGTGACGCCGCCGAGCCCGCCGAAGACGGAACCTACACCGCGCCGCTCGGCGACCTGGTGGCGCGGATGGACGCGCTGACGATGGACGAAGACGACTTCGTCGAACTCGTCCTGTCCGACATGCCGCCACGGCCCGGCAACTACGAGGAGATCATCGCGACCAACCTCGGCCAGCGGACGGCGGGCGACGACGAGGCGTTCGAGCTCGAACTCGGCCCGAACAACTGCGCGGCCAGCCAGGAGTCGCTGGCCGGCGACTGA
- a CDS encoding YqcI/YcgG family protein, producing MNEDGVQALLDQETLVNRIDRGAMPDWVESHWRTFSEGLTGTRNGTPFPCFFGAESVREGDPLYTFVPSTTDKDALLGLRDALREYLGVWADHSGRASLVVFFRPPDEPLSESAYHETLWHVLQFLHVHDPEPWPDDVPTRPDDPYWEFSFGGEPMFPTCRAPFYDDRKSRYCPIGLEITFQPRALFEALGVTADTEAGQHARDVIQDRLTEYDGVCPHADLGDYGVEADREWTQYLFESDPAQSPDECPLRVTRDHPKVGPAVDPGIAVDGRENQLW from the coding sequence ATGAACGAAGACGGAGTTCAGGCACTGCTCGACCAGGAAACGCTCGTGAACCGTATCGACCGCGGGGCGATGCCCGACTGGGTCGAATCGCACTGGCGAACCTTCAGCGAGGGCCTCACGGGCACGCGGAACGGCACGCCGTTTCCGTGTTTCTTCGGGGCCGAGTCGGTCAGGGAGGGCGATCCCCTGTACACGTTCGTCCCGTCGACGACCGACAAGGATGCCCTGCTCGGCCTCCGCGACGCCCTCCGCGAGTATCTCGGCGTCTGGGCCGACCACAGCGGGCGGGCGTCGCTCGTCGTCTTCTTCAGGCCGCCGGACGAACCGCTGTCCGAATCGGCGTACCACGAGACGCTGTGGCACGTCCTGCAGTTCCTCCACGTCCACGACCCCGAGCCGTGGCCCGACGACGTCCCGACCCGTCCCGACGACCCGTACTGGGAGTTCTCCTTCGGCGGCGAACCGATGTTCCCCACGTGTCGAGCGCCCTTCTACGACGACCGCAAGAGCCGGTACTGTCCCATCGGGCTGGAGATCACGTTCCAGCCGCGCGCGCTGTTCGAGGCGCTCGGCGTCACCGCCGACACCGAGGCCGGACAGCACGCGCGCGACGTGATTCAGGACCGACTCACGGAGTACGACGGGGTCTGCCCGCACGCTGACCTCGGCGACTACGGTGTCGAGGCCGATCGCGAGTGGACGCAGTACCTGTTCGAGTCGGATCCCGCGCAGTCGCCCGACGAGTGTCCGCTTCGGGTGACGCGCGACCACCCGAAGGTCGGTCCGGCGGTCGATCCTGGCATCGCCGTCGACGGTCGTGAAAACCAGCTCTGGTAA
- a CDS encoding DUF7512 family protein encodes MFGIETLSGNALAAALVGLVLVEAAILYVGYGALEQLVGKYVVRMLRGE; translated from the coding sequence ATGTTCGGCATCGAAACTCTCTCGGGAAACGCGTTGGCGGCCGCGCTCGTCGGCCTCGTCCTCGTAGAGGCGGCAATCCTCTACGTCGGCTACGGTGCGCTCGAACAGCTCGTCGGGAAGTACGTCGTCAGAATGCTTCGGGGTGAGTGA
- a CDS encoding sulfite exporter TauE/SafE family protein produces MEFMGVSVALLAMFSGFGLLIGILFGFFGMGGSFLVTPALLVMGYEPNVAVGSGLAFVFGTSVIATLKHRDLGQVDYKLGVSMIVGTTLGIEVGKIGLEYLQHIGLADSVVSVAYVVLLGGIGVFVTREALRGGSGGISHDVDESDDADEGLDADDIPDIAKKIQSYHIPPMLSLRGGITVSLWMVLIVAFLTGLLSGFLGVGGGFIRMPALFYAIGVPVPVAVGTDLFEIVFSGGIGSFLYAQSGAVDLSIVAPLLAGSALGARLGAAATGLVDEDGIKIYFGVMLLLGAFAVAIRQVGNFLGIDVLNTVSLIVILGAALLVSGAVVLSSIRELRAETEETPVRSTAD; encoded by the coding sequence ATGGAGTTCATGGGTGTGAGCGTCGCCCTGCTCGCGATGTTCAGCGGGTTCGGCCTCCTCATCGGGATCCTCTTCGGGTTCTTCGGCATGGGCGGGTCGTTCCTCGTCACCCCGGCGCTGTTGGTGATGGGGTACGAGCCGAACGTGGCGGTCGGGTCGGGCCTGGCGTTCGTCTTCGGGACGAGCGTCATCGCGACGCTGAAACACCGCGACCTCGGGCAGGTCGACTACAAGCTCGGCGTCTCGATGATCGTCGGGACGACGCTCGGCATCGAGGTGGGCAAGATCGGGCTGGAGTACCTCCAGCACATCGGGCTCGCCGACAGCGTCGTGAGCGTCGCCTACGTCGTGCTCCTGGGCGGGATCGGTGTCTTCGTCACGCGCGAGGCGCTCCGTGGCGGCAGTGGTGGCATCAGCCACGACGTCGACGAGAGCGACGACGCGGACGAGGGACTCGACGCCGACGACATCCCCGACATCGCGAAGAAGATCCAGTCGTACCACATCCCGCCAATGCTCTCGCTCCGCGGCGGCATCACCGTCTCGCTGTGGATGGTGCTGATCGTCGCGTTTCTCACCGGCTTGCTGTCGGGCTTCCTCGGCGTCGGCGGCGGCTTCATCCGGATGCCGGCGCTGTTCTACGCCATCGGCGTCCCCGTCCCCGTCGCCGTCGGGACCGACCTCTTCGAGATCGTCTTCTCGGGCGGGATCGGCTCGTTCCTCTACGCGCAGTCGGGCGCGGTCGACCTCTCGATCGTCGCCCCCCTGCTCGCCGGGAGCGCGCTCGGTGCGCGCCTCGGGGCCGCCGCGACCGGCCTCGTCGACGAGGACGGCATCAAGATCTACTTCGGCGTGATGCTCCTCCTGGGCGCGTTCGCGGTCGCCATCCGCCAGGTGGGTAACTTCCTGGGGATCGACGTGCTCAACACGGTGAGCCTGATCGTCATCCTCGGCGCGGCCCTCCTCGTGAGCGGGGCCGTCGTCCTCAGCAGTATCCGCGAACTCCGCGCCGAGACCGAGGAGACGCCGGTTCGGTCGACCGCCGACTGA
- a CDS encoding universal stress protein, whose amino-acid sequence MPTHVLVPFDGSRLSEEALRYACAEFGSGTVTALYVVDQRTDATAAIGWGDHPGEWEEWLDDRRDHARELFADAGAIADASDVSLQTGVAVGPVAEMVVEAAEEYGADLLVVGTHGRSHLGEFLLGSVAESLVRRSPIPVTTIRGPVTDRE is encoded by the coding sequence ATGCCCACGCACGTCCTGGTCCCGTTCGACGGCTCGCGGCTCTCCGAGGAGGCGTTGCGGTACGCCTGTGCGGAGTTCGGCTCCGGCACCGTCACGGCCCTCTACGTGGTCGACCAGCGGACCGACGCGACCGCCGCGATCGGCTGGGGCGACCACCCGGGCGAGTGGGAGGAGTGGCTCGACGACCGACGCGACCACGCGCGGGAGCTGTTCGCGGACGCGGGGGCCATCGCCGACGCGTCCGACGTGTCGCTCCAGACGGGCGTCGCGGTCGGGCCCGTCGCCGAGATGGTCGTCGAGGCCGCCGAGGAGTACGGTGCCGACCTGCTCGTGGTCGGGACCCACGGCCGCTCTCACCTCGGAGAGTTCCTCCTGGGGAGCGTCGCCGAGTCGCTGGTCCGGCGGTCACCGATCCCCGTCACGACCATCCGGGGCCCGGTCACGGACCGAGAATAA
- a CDS encoding cytochrome d ubiquinol oxidase subunit II has product MTEYGTFASEPLFGLPLPDLWFALVFFMLGTFLFLDGFDFGAGALFWTRDDPAERETILAAIGPFWDGNEVWLVVFGGALFAAFPAVYANLFSRNYLLLFGVLGALILRGLAPEMYEQRHDPAWQRWWGRAFVAGSVLAPFLLGVFVANWLTGTGALVTAAGLVVGVAVVALTVVSGVAFVRLKTRGELRADVRRYGERAVVGYLLAVVASLGALALSTPALAAALVTVPVFALVGLSVALAVGYVVALRSDQDLLALVASALLTYGLVAVVALLLFPVVDPGASLSVDDAIVSTFPLNIMSVGAALLLPLVLTYFAVLYNAFSGPVEPTESY; this is encoded by the coding sequence ATGACTGAGTACGGGACGTTCGCGTCGGAGCCGCTGTTCGGCCTCCCCCTCCCCGACCTCTGGTTCGCGCTCGTCTTTTTTATGCTCGGGACGTTCCTCTTTCTCGACGGCTTCGACTTCGGGGCGGGGGCGCTGTTTTGGACCCGCGACGACCCCGCGGAACGCGAGACCATCCTGGCGGCGATCGGGCCGTTCTGGGATGGCAACGAGGTGTGGCTCGTCGTCTTCGGCGGCGCGCTGTTCGCCGCTTTTCCGGCGGTGTACGCCAACCTCTTCAGCCGCAACTACCTGCTGTTGTTCGGCGTGCTCGGCGCGCTCATCCTCCGGGGGCTGGCCCCCGAGATGTACGAACAGCGCCACGACCCCGCGTGGCAGCGCTGGTGGGGGCGGGCGTTCGTCGCCGGGAGTGTGCTCGCCCCCTTCCTCCTCGGCGTGTTCGTCGCGAACTGGCTGACGGGCACCGGCGCGCTCGTCACTGCCGCCGGACTCGTCGTCGGGGTCGCCGTCGTCGCGCTCACGGTCGTCTCCGGCGTCGCGTTCGTGCGGCTGAAGACGCGCGGCGAACTCCGGGCCGACGTCCGGCGGTACGGCGAGCGCGCCGTCGTGGGGTATCTCCTCGCGGTCGTCGCGTCGCTCGGTGCGCTCGCGCTGTCGACCCCGGCGCTCGCGGCGGCCCTCGTGACCGTGCCGGTGTTCGCGCTCGTCGGGCTCTCGGTCGCCCTCGCGGTCGGCTACGTCGTCGCGCTCCGGAGCGACCAGGACCTCCTCGCGCTCGTCGCGAGCGCCCTCCTGACGTACGGCCTCGTCGCGGTCGTCGCGCTGTTGTTGTTCCCGGTCGTCGACCCCGGCGCGTCGCTCTCGGTCGACGACGCGATCGTCTCGACGTTCCCGCTCAACATCATGTCGGTCGGGGCCGCGCTGTTGCTCCCGCTGGTCCTGACCTACTTCGCGGTCCTCTACAACGCGTTCAGCGGGCCCGTCGAGCCGACGGAGTCGTACTGA
- a CDS encoding cytochrome ubiquinol oxidase subunit I — MVDPVIASRLQFALTTIVHIIFPVMSMGLAPFLVYFTWKELRGGSRVYEQLRRFWTKIFAVSFVVGTVTGIVLEFEFGTNFAAFSTFAGELFGGPLAIEGMMAFMLEATFLGVFVFGRERVSDRLYFVSSLAVAAGTWLSAVWILIANSWMQLPRGYELAQQGGQTVVHLTDPMAAYLNPRFMFMYVHMQNAAVESVALFMAGVAAYHVFKHYVWGYPVQEVDFWETTLKIALVALLITAPLQVLHGDLYARHVSETQPQKFAAMEAVWETDSYVPEYLIAFPTSFEDLTNPRAKELFGLGIPGGASWLASGGDPRATIRGLNSFETEAPPVAIVFWSFRAMVGLGFWFILLALWGGYRWWRGELLEDDLLHKALMASSLLGILAVELGWVVTEVGRQPWVVQGVLKTADGVSPGLTGAEATLTLVGFALVYTTLLALYSYVILRIIREGPPGAEELRTRRVEAGGPTTGVPGDD, encoded by the coding sequence ATGGTCGATCCAGTCATCGCAAGCCGACTCCAGTTCGCCCTCACCACCATCGTCCACATCATCTTCCCGGTGATGAGCATGGGGCTCGCCCCGTTTCTCGTCTACTTCACCTGGAAGGAGCTCCGCGGTGGGTCGAGGGTATACGAACAGCTCCGACGCTTCTGGACGAAGATCTTCGCCGTCAGCTTCGTCGTCGGGACCGTGACGGGGATCGTCCTCGAGTTCGAGTTCGGGACGAACTTCGCGGCGTTTTCGACGTTCGCCGGCGAACTGTTCGGCGGCCCGCTCGCGATCGAGGGGATGATGGCGTTCATGCTGGAGGCGACGTTCCTCGGCGTCTTCGTCTTCGGGCGCGAGCGGGTCTCTGATCGCCTCTACTTCGTCTCCAGTCTCGCGGTCGCCGCGGGGACGTGGCTCTCGGCGGTGTGGATCCTCATCGCGAACTCGTGGATGCAGTTGCCCCGCGGCTACGAACTCGCCCAGCAGGGCGGGCAGACGGTCGTCCACCTCACCGATCCGATGGCGGCGTATCTGAACCCCCGGTTCATGTTCATGTACGTCCACATGCAGAACGCCGCGGTGGAGTCGGTCGCGCTGTTCATGGCCGGCGTCGCGGCGTACCACGTGTTCAAACACTACGTCTGGGGCTACCCGGTCCAGGAGGTCGACTTCTGGGAGACCACGCTGAAGATCGCGCTCGTCGCGCTCCTCATCACGGCCCCGCTTCAGGTGCTCCACGGCGATCTGTACGCCCGGCACGTCAGCGAGACCCAGCCGCAGAAGTTCGCCGCGATGGAGGCCGTCTGGGAGACCGACTCGTACGTCCCGGAGTACCTCATCGCCTTCCCGACGAGTTTCGAGGACCTGACGAACCCGCGCGCGAAGGAGCTGTTCGGGCTCGGCATCCCCGGCGGGGCGTCGTGGCTGGCCAGCGGCGGCGATCCACGGGCGACTATACGCGGCTTGAACTCTTTCGAGACGGAGGCACCCCCGGTGGCGATCGTCTTCTGGTCGTTCCGCGCGATGGTGGGGTTGGGCTTTTGGTTCATCCTGCTCGCGCTCTGGGGCGGCTACCGCTGGTGGCGCGGCGAGCTGTTGGAAGACGACCTGCTGCACAAGGCGCTGATGGCGTCGAGCCTCCTCGGGATTTTAGCCGTGGAACTCGGCTGGGTCGTCACCGAGGTGGGCCGGCAGCCGTGGGTCGTCCAGGGGGTGTTGAAGACGGCCGACGGCGTCTCCCCGGGGCTCACGGGCGCGGAGGCGACGCTGACGCTCGTCGGCTTCGCCCTCGTCTACACCACCTTGCTCGCCCTGTACAGCTACGTGATCCTCCGGATCATCCGCGAGGGGCCGCCCGGTGCCGAGGAGTTGCGGACGCGGCGGGTCGAGGCCGGCGGGCCGACGACGGGGGTGCCCGGCGATGACTGA
- a CDS encoding universal stress protein, with amino-acid sequence MRIVFATDLSDANEAAIRSRTCLECLKRIGVTDVHLVTVVPDNVSTGLPGMDIASDRQTALRTQRETFESEGFDVETHVARGTPHRRINGFAERLHADMIVVGSRGQSPLENRLIGSTARNVARTAVRPLLIERIEKRDGTHAVAKEHLFQHVLFPTDFSENAARAFEFVPQLAGATQQADLLHVRGREERDTDVQQVRERLSELADDLETTMGIETGVNVRDGGVVDEILAEESRVGATVTVLGARGQSRLRRLLLGSVSESVIAQGHNNVLLIPPESATAR; translated from the coding sequence ATGCGCATCGTATTCGCAACGGACCTCTCGGACGCGAACGAGGCGGCGATCCGGTCACGAACCTGCCTTGAGTGCCTGAAACGGATCGGCGTCACGGACGTCCACCTCGTCACGGTGGTCCCGGACAACGTCTCGACGGGGCTGCCGGGGATGGATATCGCCTCGGACAGGCAGACAGCCCTCCGAACGCAGCGTGAGACGTTCGAGTCCGAGGGCTTCGACGTCGAGACGCACGTGGCTCGCGGAACGCCCCACCGGCGGATCAACGGCTTCGCCGAACGGCTCCACGCGGACATGATCGTCGTCGGCTCGCGCGGGCAGAGCCCCCTCGAGAACCGGCTGATCGGGAGCACGGCGCGCAACGTCGCCCGAACGGCCGTCCGACCGCTGTTGATCGAGCGGATCGAAAAGCGGGACGGCACCCACGCGGTCGCGAAGGAACACCTGTTCCAACACGTCCTGTTCCCGACGGACTTCTCGGAGAACGCGGCGCGTGCGTTCGAATTCGTCCCGCAACTCGCGGGTGCCACACAGCAGGCCGACCTGTTGCACGTCCGCGGTCGCGAGGAGAGGGACACGGACGTGCAACAGGTCCGCGAGCGCCTCTCGGAACTCGCCGACGACCTCGAAACGACGATGGGGATCGAGACGGGTGTCAACGTCCGCGACGGCGGCGTCGTCGACGAGATCCTGGCCGAGGAGAGTCGCGTGGGGGCCACGGTGACCGTGCTCGGCGCGCGCGGGCAGAGCCGGCTCCGCCGCCTCCTCCTCGGAAGCGTCTCCGAGTCGGTCATCGCACAGGGACACAACAACGTGCTGTTGATCCCGCCGGAGTCGGCGACGGCGCGCTGA
- the tnpA gene encoding IS200/IS605 family transposase — protein MEYDLDSGAHSTYSLHYHLILTTKYRRGVLTEERTQFIRGVISGFTDNYGVELTNLDGEDDHVHILFRAKPTTDLVKFINTVKGATARRIRNEYADELKTELWGDSFWNDSYCLISTGQVSLDVLTQYVENQRE, from the coding sequence ATGGAATACGACCTCGATTCGGGAGCGCATTCGACGTACTCTCTGCACTACCACCTGATACTCACCACGAAGTATCGGCGTGGAGTACTAACCGAGGAGCGAACCCAATTCATTCGCGGGGTCATCAGCGGGTTCACGGACAACTACGGTGTCGAACTGACGAATCTCGACGGCGAGGACGACCACGTTCACATCCTCTTCCGAGCGAAACCAACCACAGATCTTGTAAAGTTCATCAACACGGTCAAGGGCGCGACCGCCCGCCGTATCCGCAACGAGTACGCGGACGAACTGAAGACCGAACTGTGGGGCGATTCGTTCTGGAACGATTCGTACTGCCTCATCTCGACGGGGCAGGTGTCGCTGGATGTGCTGACACAGTACGTCGAGAACCAACGCGAATAG
- a CDS encoding transposase encodes MYYAYKYRLKPSDTHREELDGQRDICRQLYNHALYRFNQIPEDTGTLNQRVRSIRDEIPSLKDWWEGLSDVYSTVLQTTVMRIEQNVKSLGGLKESGYDVGQLKWKPPREFRSFTYTQSGFKLDKKGGQTVLSLSKLGDIPIRLHRAIPDVHKSDSSYAAHQKSEISEDDAKLKQVTLKKEPTGEWFATFGVQMDREPPEPPENPERCIGIDVGILKYAHDTDGTAVGSLDLSAERERLEREQRSLSRKQHGSNNWETQRRRVAECHADLRRKRRDFLHKLSAYYAREYDLVAVEDLNVKGMLESPSNSRNTAAAAWRTFLSLLEYKCEREGTHFVAVNPRGTTKECAACGVSTEKPLWVREHSCPACGFEADRDANAAGNILSRGLQDVGVGHSEGTPVETVLPVDTPVSAKRVVETGSPTLKKRTAKAVSE; translated from the coding sequence ATGTACTATGCCTACAAGTACCGTCTCAAACCGTCCGACACCCACCGTGAGGAGTTGGACGGCCAGCGGGACATTTGTAGGCAACTGTACAACCACGCGCTTTACCGCTTCAACCAAATCCCCGAGGACACGGGCACGCTCAATCAGCGCGTTCGGTCCATCCGGGACGAGATCCCGTCCCTGAAAGATTGGTGGGAAGGCCTCTCGGACGTGTACTCGACAGTTCTGCAAACGACGGTTATGCGAATCGAGCAGAACGTCAAATCGCTCGGTGGACTCAAGGAGAGCGGCTACGACGTCGGGCAACTCAAGTGGAAGCCGCCGCGGGAGTTCCGCAGTTTCACGTACACCCAGTCTGGCTTCAAGCTCGACAAGAAGGGCGGTCAGACTGTCCTGTCACTCTCGAAACTCGGAGACATACCGATTCGGCTCCACCGCGCCATCCCCGACGTTCACAAGAGCGACAGCTCTTATGCAGCCCATCAGAAATCGGAGATTTCTGAAGACGACGCCAAACTCAAGCAGGTCACGCTCAAGAAGGAACCGACGGGCGAGTGGTTCGCCACCTTCGGCGTCCAAATGGACCGTGAACCGCCCGAACCGCCTGAGAATCCCGAGCGGTGCATCGGTATCGACGTGGGGATTCTCAAGTACGCCCACGACACCGACGGCACGGCGGTTGGGTCGCTCGACCTCTCCGCCGAACGGGAACGACTGGAGCGCGAACAGCGGTCCCTCTCACGGAAGCAACACGGGTCGAACAACTGGGAGACGCAACGGCGGCGGGTCGCGGAGTGTCACGCGGACCTCCGACGGAAGCGCCGTGACTTCTTGCACAAACTCTCCGCCTACTACGCTCGGGAGTACGACCTCGTGGCGGTCGAAGATTTGAACGTGAAGGGGATGCTCGAATCACCGTCAAACAGTCGCAACACGGCGGCAGCGGCGTGGCGAACGTTCCTCTCGTTGCTCGAATACAAGTGCGAGCGTGAGGGGACGCACTTCGTCGCGGTGAACCCGAGAGGGACGACGAAAGAGTGCGCGGCGTGCGGCGTCTCGACGGAGAAGCCGTTGTGGGTCCGCGAACATTCCTGTCCTGCCTGTGGTTTCGAGGCGGACAGGGACGCGAACGCGGCGGGGAACATCCTTTCTCGCGGTCTACAAGATGTAGGAGTGGGACACTCCGAAGGAACGCCTGTGGAGACTGTGCTCCCTGTGGATACACCCGTATCTGCAAAGCGCGTCGTGGAAACAGGAAGCCCTACCCTCAAGAAGCGAACGGCAAAAGCCGTGAGCGAGTAG
- a CDS encoding helix-turn-helix domain-containing protein, whose amino-acid sequence MASSMSDYLRQDMECEGLMECFHGLKGIDREVFAVVAAADEPLTVDEVADAVDRERSTAYRSVQRLLDAGFLRKEQVNYETGGYYHVFELADADAVAADLQRLLNDWYAKMGQLIGEYHEKYDDAEARTATAE is encoded by the coding sequence ATGGCATCCTCGATGAGCGACTACCTGCGACAGGACATGGAGTGTGAGGGCCTCATGGAGTGTTTCCACGGGCTCAAAGGGATCGACCGGGAGGTGTTCGCGGTCGTCGCCGCGGCCGACGAGCCGCTGACCGTCGACGAGGTCGCCGACGCGGTCGACCGGGAGCGGTCGACGGCGTACCGGTCCGTCCAGCGACTGCTCGACGCGGGTTTCCTCCGGAAAGAGCAGGTCAACTACGAGACCGGCGGCTACTACCACGTCTTCGAGCTGGCCGACGCGGACGCCGTCGCCGCCGATCTCCAGCGACTGCTCAACGACTGGTACGCCAAGATGGGCCAGCTGATCGGCGAGTACCACGAGAAGTACGACGACGCGGAGGCACGGACCGCCACGGCGGAGTGA
- a CDS encoding ACT domain-containing protein: protein MDPAAVLADSVVEVSAESYAVVTADSEVPGAFATIDDGRETTHVVPEEQLSDVETIDATRGWTLFTFDVVLPFELVGFLAVVASALAEAEIPVFVLSAYSTDHILVREHDAASAVETLSDLGCEVREP from the coding sequence ATGGATCCAGCAGCCGTGCTCGCGGACAGCGTCGTCGAGGTGTCGGCGGAAAGCTACGCCGTGGTGACCGCCGACAGCGAGGTGCCCGGGGCGTTCGCCACGATCGACGACGGGAGGGAGACGACCCACGTCGTCCCCGAGGAGCAGTTGAGCGACGTCGAGACGATCGACGCGACGCGTGGGTGGACGCTGTTCACGTTCGACGTCGTGCTTCCGTTCGAGCTGGTCGGCTTCCTGGCCGTGGTCGCCTCAGCGCTCGCCGAGGCGGAGATCCCCGTCTTCGTCCTCTCCGCGTACTCGACGGACCACATCCTCGTCCGAGAACACGACGCCGCATCCGCTGTCGAGACGCTCTCCGACCTCGGCTGTGAGGTCCGCGAGCCCTGA
- a CDS encoding type II CAAX endopeptidase family protein gives MQQLRTVAAARPVASFFALAYAISWLAWSLPILSADDALGTVGFVVGGFGPAVAAAVVTRLAGDSLRAWARPIVRWRVPARWYLAAFAVPVVVVAVASVGLVLLGAAVDLAVLPGRLTAVLTGYVFVALVGGGNEEPGWRGFALPRLQERHAPVPATLLLGVVWAFWHLPLLATNPSALAGLASLADLGPTVVLPVLNIVGFAFLLTWIYNATRSVLLALLMHAGFNTANSTLVPLPFEALLGESSTAVLVTVTAAVWLVALLLVVATRGRLGYDGRGPPKA, from the coding sequence ATGCAACAGCTCCGGACGGTCGCCGCCGCGCGGCCCGTGGCGTCGTTTTTCGCGCTCGCGTACGCAATCTCGTGGCTCGCGTGGTCGCTCCCGATCCTCAGCGCGGACGACGCCCTCGGTACCGTCGGCTTCGTCGTCGGGGGCTTCGGCCCCGCAGTCGCCGCCGCCGTCGTGACGCGACTGGCCGGCGACTCGCTCCGGGCGTGGGCTCGCCCGATCGTCCGCTGGCGCGTTCCGGCGCGGTGGTATCTCGCCGCGTTCGCCGTCCCCGTGGTCGTCGTCGCGGTGGCGAGCGTCGGACTCGTTCTGCTCGGGGCAGCGGTCGATCTCGCCGTGCTCCCGGGTCGGCTCACGGCGGTCCTCACGGGGTACGTGTTCGTCGCGCTCGTCGGCGGGGGCAACGAGGAGCCGGGGTGGCGGGGATTCGCGCTCCCGCGACTCCAGGAGCGACACGCTCCGGTCCCGGCGACGCTCCTCCTCGGCGTGGTCTGGGCGTTCTGGCACCTCCCGCTGTTGGCCACGAATCCCAGCGCGCTCGCCGGGCTGGCGTCGCTTGCGGACCTGGGGCCCACGGTCGTGCTCCCCGTCCTGAACATCGTCGGCTTCGCGTTCCTCCTGACCTGGATCTACAACGCCACCCGGAGCGTCCTGCTCGCGCTCCTCATGCACGCCGGCTTCAACACGGCCAACAGCACCCTCGTCCCGCTCCCGTTCGAGGCGCTTCTCGGGGAGAGTTCGACGGCCGTCCTCGTCACGGTCACCGCGGCCGTCTGGCTCGTCGCCCTCCTGCTCGTCGTCGCCACCCGGGGCCGTCTCGGATACGACGGCCGCGGGCCGCCGAAGGCGTGA